TTTGAGATTATGATAAATGTCATCTACAGTCCTACCCTCAAAAGGCAACTTACCCGTAGTGATACAATATAATAGTGCCCCTAATGAAAAAATGTCGGTACGATGGTCGATTTGCTTGCCAGAGAATTGCTCAGGCGCCATAAATCCAGGAGTACCCATAATGCGAGTTTGCGTACGTACGGTAGTAATACCCAAAGACGAACTACTAGCTACTGCCTTAACAATACCAAAGTCAGATAAAACTACCCGGCCCTGATGCAACAATACATTTTCTGGTTTGATATCACGATGTACAATTTGGTTGTTGTGAGCATGCGTTAATGCCAGACAGAGTTCATGCCCAATGCATAACGCCGTTGGTTCTGAAGTATTACCATTTTGTCTAACTAAAGCGTCAAGCGATGGACCTGACACATATTCCATCACCAAAAATAAATCAGCGACCTTTTCACCACTAAAATCATATAATTCAACAATATTAGGATGCTTTAATGCCGCAATCGCACGCGCCTCAAGGCGAAAACGACGAATAGCTTCTTCGTCAGCATTGGTAGTTAGTACTTTGATCGCAACCTGACGCCCAACTTTGGGATCAAAACCCAAATAGACTCGGCCCATCGAACCTTGGCCGATGAGGCGTTTTACTTGGTAACGATCAATAAATAGGCTCACTTAGCACCTAAACATTATTTAAAAGCAAAAATAACTTTTAAGCTAATTTATTTATAAACCGGCTAATGTTTTTGTGCACTAACTCGTGTTTTTCTAAAAGTGCTAAATGCGTACCTTCGGGTACGATTAGCAATTTAGAATTCGGCAAAAGCTTATGCATGTGACAAGATAATTTCATAGGAGTAAAAGTATCGTTAGTGCCAGCAACAATTAAAGTTGGAATAGTAATATTAACAAGTTGATCAAGCATGGTATGATTGTTGGCACTCTGGGCCAATCGTACAAATGATAATAAATCCATTTCTGCTAAATGACGAAAATATGCTTTTAAATCGACTCGTTGCAATAAATGTGGGTTAACTTCATAATGCATTGACAGATAAAAAACTATTTCTGAAGTCACTATTCGCTGCCACCAACGTCGCGTGAAATACGGCCAAGTTTCAACCGCCGCGTGCAAAAACCAAAAAACTCGACCGAGCAGTTTGCAATTATGAAAAGTATTTAAAGGTGAACCAAAAGACCCACAAATAGGGATTAGCGCAAGTACCTGATCAGGAAAATGCAAAGCAAAATCAAGAATAACTTGGCAACCTAACGAATGTCCGATCAATATGGCCTTATCGATCGCCAAAGCTTTAAAGATTTGCTTAAGATCATTACGTACGGCGGTAAAAGTCATGTTATCGGCAGAAACGGGGATTTTGGATAAACCATGACCACGATAGTGCCAACGTACAATACGAAAACACGGTGCAAAATACTGAACCAAATAACGCCAAACAAAACCATCACAACCTAAACCATCACATAAAATTAAAGTTATCGGCCCATTACCAATCTCATAAATATAAAGCTCAGTGCAATCAAATGAGCGAATAAAACGCCCGCGTTCCATTACTATTATCGTAGCGCAAAATACCACCTATCAACCAACAATGTTATACTTCAACTTTATTCAAGGGCTTGTCGAAGGCTACTTATGCGCGTTAGATTGTCTGCCCATGAAAGCACCTTATTATAATTTTTGTCTTTTAGCTTTATTG
The DNA window shown above is from Deltaproteobacteria bacterium and carries:
- a CDS encoding serine/threonine protein kinase encodes the protein MSLFIDRYQVKRLIGQGSMGRVYLGFDPKVGRQVAIKVLTTNADEEAIRRFRLEARAIAALKHPNIVELYDFSGEKVADLFLVMEYVSGPSLDALVRQNGNTSEPTALCIGHELCLALTHAHNNQIVHRDIKPENVLLHQGRVVLSDFGIVKAVASSSSLGITTVRTQTRIMGTPGFMAPEQFSGKQIDHRTDIFSLGALLYCITTGKLPFEGRTVDDIYHNLKNARVQPVREINPLLSPGFADLVERCLDSRPKARPQSAQEVRAKILAVLPSHGVTEVRQELALYEANPAGYAIEQRQRSINVLLRDLKVALKDRDHGVADSIMSWLKTLAPLDKRLPSLVMDHKQLHKNSDRFLQVMLWIALALLVGVALGALGAAIFDLRAALPRSFISTTNKIIKWLTSRF
- a CDS encoding alpha/beta hydrolase → MERGRFIRSFDCTELYIYEIGNGPITLILCDGLGCDGFVWRYLVQYFAPCFRIVRWHYRGHGLSKIPVSADNMTFTAVRNDLKQIFKALAIDKAILIGHSLGCQVILDFALHFPDQVLALIPICGSFGSPLNTFHNCKLLGRVFWFLHAAVETWPYFTRRWWQRIVTSEIVFYLSMHYEVNPHLLQRVDLKAYFRHLAEMDLLSFVRLAQSANNHTMLDQLVNITIPTLIVAGTNDTFTPMKLSCHMHKLLPNSKLLIVPEGTHLALLEKHELVHKNISRFINKLA